A stretch of DNA from Firmicutes bacterium HGW-Firmicutes-1:
CCTTTTCTTGATTGGCTTCTTTCCAAGGAATTTCTCCCGTAATTTTACCTTCATTCATTACTAATATCCTATCGCTCATTCCTAACACTTCCGGTAGCTCAGATGAAATCATAATGACACAAACACCTTGATCAATCAAGTTATTCATAATGTTATAGATCTCATATTTTGCTCCAACGTCTATTCCTCTAGTAGGTTCATCTAATATTAGAACCTTTGGCTCAGTCATTAACCATTTACCTAAAACCACCTTTTGTTGATTGCCTCCACTTAAATTTTCCACCTTTTGCTCTATAGAAGGTGTTTTAACATGAAGATTTGCTATGTACTTCTCAACTGCTTTTACTTCCTTGCTTTCATTGATCACTGACATATTAGACAAACTGTTTAGACTGGCTATAGAAATATTTTGTTTAATGCTCTGCATTAAAATAAGACCATTCCCTTTTCTATCTTCAGATAAGTAACTAATGCCTTCTTTTATAATATCTCTAGGATTTCTTTTCTTGATTTCTACTCCATCCAGCCATATTTCTCCCGAAACATTACTACCATAGCAACCAAATATACTCATAAACAATTCTGTTCTACCTGCACCCATTAACCCTGAGATCCCAAGTATTTCGCCTTTTCTAACGCTAAAACTCACATTATCTATTATTTTTTTATTAGGTATCTCCGGATCATATACAGTCCAATTCTTTATCTCCATCATCACTTCACTAGGGCTGTGTTCTACCCTCGGAAACCTTTGCGTTAATTCTCTACCAACCATTAAAGTGATAAGTTTATCTTCATTTAACTCTTCTGTTGCACGTGTAGTAACAGTTTGACCATCTCTCAAAACTGTAATGTTGTCAGCAATTTTAAATATTTCATTTAACTTATGAGAAATGTAAATACAAGTAACACCTTTCTCCTTAAATTCTTTTAAAAGCTTTAAGAGATTGTCAGTTTCTGCTTCAGTTAATGCAGAGGTAGGCTCATCAAGAATTAATAACTCTGTTTTTTTTGCAATTGCTTTAGCAACTTCAATAAG
This window harbors:
- a CDS encoding xylose ABC transporter ATP-binding protein, coding for MSDYILEMRNITKEFPGVKALDNVNFKVKKGEIHALIGENGAGKSTLMKILSGVYPFGTYSGDIVVNGQVQTFNSIKDSEQKGISIIYQELAMIKQMNVCENIFLGSEISKKGIIDWEQSFVETKKVLKEVRLDINPNTKIINLGIGQQQLIEVAKAIAKKTELLILDEPTSALTEAETDNLLKLLKEFKEKGVTCIYISHKLNEIFKIADNITVLRDGQTVTTRATEELNEDKLITLMVGRELTQRFPRVEHSPSEVMMEIKNWTVYDPEIPNKKIIDNVSFSVRKGEILGISGLMGAGRTELFMSIFGCYGSNVSGEIWLDGVEIKKRNPRDIIKEGISYLSEDRKGNGLILMQSIKQNISIASLNSLSNMSVINESKEVKAVEKYIANLHVKTPSIEQKVENLSGGNQQKVVLGKWLMTEPKVLILDEPTRGIDVGAKYEIYNIMNNLIDQGVCVIMISSELPEVLGMSDRILVMNEGKITGEIPWKEANQEKVIYYATGGK